The window GTGACTGGTTGAGCATCCACCCTGCGCCCTGAAAGGAGCGACCAGGTGTTGAGGCCGGCAGGTAAGCACTGGTCGTACCCCGCggcttctgtctctcccaCATGCAGGGAAGGCAGAACAATAAAGCAGGATCTAAAAGGACCACCATCTTTACATCCTTCGGAGCGGCCGTCGTCATCCTTGCCTGATGGTGGTGAAGGGGTCACTGTGCTAAAAATGCGGCCCAGTGCCGCAAGATAATCCATACAGCACATGCACAAACTTCCCTTCGGCACGCGGCGTCtacgctgcggctctctggGGTGCGTAGCCTGTGACCAGAATGCCTTAGACGACTCTCCGCGTCACAACCGCATCGATGCGTGCGAGCAGCCTCGGCGGTCATCGCGCGCGTCGATGCTGGATGCCGGGCTCGGCCTGTTGCACCGGCGGCGTCTAGCGGCATGGTCACACATTTCATTTTCCTCGAGTTCTACTATCGCATCGAACGGTTACTGCGTTTAGCTGCGAGCACTCACCAACAATGTCGTTCTTTAAAAGCAAACGTGTGGTTGCCGTGGCGCTCCTCGTAGGGCTCTCTGCGACAGTCGATGCGGCTCCGGCCGTTGCGGATCCGAGCGTTGAAAGTTTCTTTGGCGCAGACGCGTTAGCGGAGGAGAGCTACATCGATTCCCTTTCGCAGATGGATGGTGTCGAGGGTGAGGTGGATGGGCATGATGATAAGGACAAAGGAAAGGACAAGGATGACGGGAAGGATAAGAAGCGTCCACCTCCTCCGCCACCCACAACTACGACAACGACGCGGCCAACAACCAcaacgcggcggcctccctcGAAGCACATTCCGGCTCCACCAACAAAGCAtgttccgccgccgccaagcAAGCAcatgccgcctcctccggcgaaACAtaccccggcgccgccgacgaagcACGTTCCACACCCGCCTCCGGCTAAGCACATACCCCCACCTGCAAAGC is drawn from Besnoitia besnoiti strain Bb-Ger1 chromosome VI, whole genome shotgun sequence and contains these coding sequences:
- a CDS encoding hypothetical protein (encoded by transcript BESB_069660), with the translated sequence MSFFKSKRVVAVALLVGLSATVDAAPAVADPSVESFFGADALAEESYIDSLSQMDGVEGEVDGHDDKDKGKDKDDGKDKKRPPPPPPTTTTTTRPTTTTRRPPSKHIPAPPTKHVPPPPSKHMPPPPAKHTPAPPTKHVPHPPPAKHIPPPAKHVPAPPAKGTPVPVPVPSPVMTKAKFKKLLLLLMLGSQRFKKIMSDEDHNGVAELIRDYDTGKLEDLEHMLWESYQESAGTEDDFATFFRQLKDVAME